Part of the Primulina huaijiensis isolate GDHJ02 chromosome 15, ASM1229523v2, whole genome shotgun sequence genome is shown below.
acaaaaaaaacatgtgCTAGGTTacctttaattatatttttagaaatataCGATCTGATGAACAGAGTGTTCGTGAAAAATAGTGCTAGGAATCCTAAGTAATTGCTTTGTCATTTTCTGATACCTTCAGAAGGCAAACCTTATATTGGCAAGGTGTTTTTTgtcaaggaaaaaaaaaagaaacaaatttgAACTGTGGAAGTACATCACTAAGTGATATTTAATGCTTATGAAGTTTTGATATTTGGTAAGTTCTGGGATCTGATGGACAATGAGTAATGATGATTGTGTTTAGCTGGTTTGCTTCATGGTACTCTGTATACGAGTGGTATTCATGTTATGTGGATCACGGACAAATCGATCGGCTTGTTGTATTTTTTAAACTGGTCATGTCTGATCAAGGTTAAACGCCAATGTTTATTTCATTCCCGAGAACATTTTTTGTCAAAATAGGAAACTAATTATTACTTACTACATAGGATACCCTGCACTGTTTGGTGTATCTTTGTTCAGTTTAAGATTTGATCTGAGTCATGGCCCTTCAAGTAATATGTTGCCAATATATTTAAGCTGGACATTCTTCTGCTGTTATTCACACACAGCTGATAAGCGCAGTACTTTATGTCTACTCTTCTGGAAAGCAATATATGACTTTTGCTCCCAACAGTGGGTCAGTCAGTGAGGCTTAGTCCTAGCATCTTGATgcaagctaggactctaccTTTCAATGAAGCGCTAGCCTTGGCTGAGACACACCAGTTTAACTGCACTTCAAAGGCTTGGGATGCAACATAttgatattcatttattttctcCATTAAACTACGAAGAATTGTGTTATCATTGCTCATCAATTTTAAAAGCATATCTTGGATGACATGagagataattttttttcccactaCTTAGATTCTGATATTTTATCCTAATAGTTGTTTCAATTAATGTGCCTGGCCCAATGCCTTGCGTCTATGATCTACAATACCCACATGTCTTAGTGCGCGTACGCCTCTGGTaactatgattatatataactCAGCCCTCAACACGAAGTTGTTGATTTGGAGATATTATGCCATGTACTAACTCTTTTGGTTACCTCGTGTAATGAATGTCATACCATGGGATGGCCATGGTTTGCTTGCATGTAGAAGGTTCGTTTAGCGTCCAAAGAAAGATTCAGTGCTTCTTTTCTATCTTTGTTGGCAGTGGAAGAGGATCTGAAATTGTGGCTAACACGACTGTGGAGATTGTTGTACCTGTTTATGCCATTGGTTCTGTTTATGGGGAAAATGGGAGCAACTTGGATCGTTTGAGACAGGTATCTGAAAGTTCCTGTACTTCCTGTTTTTCGTGGAAAACATGTAGCAGCCACTGTACATCGTTTTCATTAATGATCTGATGAAATATTTGGGGGTTTTGGAACCTTTTAATCGAGTTCTCTGGATTTCCATTGGGGATGAGATGTTGATTTCGTGTATTAAAATTTGATGCAAACTATAGTAAAGTTTATTGACAAACTATGTTTATAGACTGTTTTTAATGAGTGAATATGTGATAAATAGATTTCTGGAGCAAAAATCGTAATTCTCGAGCCCCAGCCTGGAGCCACCGATAGAATAGTCTCCATATCTGGGACACCAGATGAAACACTGTCTGCTCAGAGCCTACTCCAAGCATTCATATGATCAGGTTCAACATGAAAAATATTCCTTCACAATTTTCTGCTAAAATTCTTTTGGTATTTAATGCCCACCCACCCCGACTCAACATATAGGTAGTTGACGAAGATTCTACTGCTTGCAAAGCTAACAGTTGGCTAGTTGCCTTCACGTCAACTCATAGATAGGGGTCTGTCTGATGATCTGGTTCAGTTTCTTCGTACACTTGTATACATTTTTCAGTGAAAGGCCATACTCGTGAGAAATTCAACCCAATACTTGGGCAAGGATTTTAAAAGTTAGTTTTGGGAGATAAAAAGgatattaattgttttttttatgagataCTTTCTATTATGCATATTGAATCATGTAATATTTTGTTTGGCAATTATTATTAagctattttttaatttgatatttgTGCGAGTGATATTTAATAAGTTGAATCAAACGTAATGTTTTGAAAAGTATGCGATCGACAGAGATTTATAGTTGGAGAAAATATTGAAACATGAAGCGATGACAATAGTTTAGAATGGAAAACGAGTTCGGTgaactaaaattaaataaatggcaGAACTGTGGATTATAAATTTTACTCTTTTTATTGTAACTATGTCATCTCCCAATATTTTTTTGTGCTATATTAGCAGCCAAAGCAAatgcttttatttaaaaaaaaatttaaacactaTTAACATAACAGGTCACTCAAAAGTCTCAATCCGAGAAAGCTAAAAGAGATAAACATACAACACAAAAGAATACAATATTGGAGTTTACAATCTTCAAACAGTGTTTCATTCCATAGAATAGAGTGCCGAGTTTGCCCCGTAGATGGAATGGTACCTTTTAAAAGATGTATTAACTTTTCACAGGGACATCACTTGACGTCGCTTCGGGTTTGAGAGTTATTTCAACGTTATCATGAACTCCTTGCAACAATAGTTCACCATCATAAGTTAAAACCTTGCGTTTTTTTGCAGCACGTAGTGTTCCAACTAAAGCTTCGAATATGTTTGCACACCTATCGTCATTAAATAGCACGCCAAAGGTGACCttgaaaatacaaaaagaaaacaGTGCAGCAGAAGAGTTAAAAGATTTATAAGATGGACAGTCTGTGTAACTCATATTTTAtaatctcacacaagtttttctGTTAGATGATGATTCTTGTGGTCAGTATATATTACAAGATACAAAATAAACAATGTTTTGATAGATaaaacatcatatttttcattcactCTATATATGCATTCGTCTTCTTCTACAGTATAATGAGACCTAATTACAGCATATAGAACCTTTTACATCTATTGATAAAAATTTGCACAAAGCTGCAAGAACTCATAAAATTGTTAAAAAGAGAACTTGTGAAGTTTTTGTTCAAAGTATTAAACGAGTAGGACTATCTCTCCATGAGGGATAATCAGGTCACATGCTATGTAGTTAATTCATTTGATGCGTCTTTTAAACCATTtcaccattttttaaaaaagaattttgacaaaatttttgaatatgCTAAACCGATATCACACCAACTGTTCAATTGTTGTCTATCATCTCGAGAAACCTGATGCATATCATATACATTTTGGCGCCACCAGCCTACTGTGCCAGATAATCCAGGAAATATTGTAAAATTATGCAAAACTGCAAAATATGAAGGGAATGAGAGGTTTACCATTTCTCCATCTtacaataatatttaaatatccTCAAATGCAAGAGGAATGGTTGCCTATATCTACCTACCGTGCAGCCTATTTTGGAAAAACCATCAACGCGGAAAGCAATTTGCATTAGTTTATAAACTGGAAGAATGATCGTAAAACCATAAGGCATTCAAGCTATTTCTGAGACCTCCGTCATTTATAGAACAGTTTCCATGAGGTTTAATCGATAAAATAAGAGCTTGGATGTTTGTCAAACAAATAGTATGCGAACATTTGATCGAGCCGTAATCCCAAAATTCACTTCTTAGAACAACCATTAGTTTAATGGTTCATCCCACTAATTCACCAAAACTTACTAGTAGCTTTGTTATTGCAAGAGCCCTACCCCGAGAATTCGATTCATGCCCAAACTATTGACAAATTACACTGGAAAAAATTTTGGTCTGAAAAACTAATACAGAGGCGTACCTCAAGATCTAAGCTCTGACCTTCACTCAACTTTTGACCCAACAGTTGCAATAACAAAATATGTATTCATAGAGATTTAGACAACTGCATTCGAAGCTAAATAAATTCATTAATCaacatgaaattttgaaaatatataaacagATATTCGTACATAATCCAGCCACCAGAGCAGAATCAATATTAAAGAAAAACTAAATCTTGAACGTTACATCCAAAAACAAGCAATGCAATGTGAATATGGTGATCGAGTGGGATAAACAAACATGGATCTGAATCAAATCTAccaatacaataaaacattactAATCCTAAAGCCAGTAATGATAAGAGAAAAAAGAGGGATCAACCAAAAAAAACACGGGAATCCTACAAATCTGCTGTCAAATTACATCCTAAAACGAGTAATATAATGGAAAATAACGTGGGTGTGAATCAAATCAAGGTTTTCAGGTGCTCTCGAATTTGTACCTTGTAGGAACCATCGCCTTGGGGTTTACCCAGACGTTTGATTTCCTCTTTGAGCCGGCCCACCTCTTCCTCCACGTTCAGCATTTTTCTTCAACTATATGCTCTTCTGATATTTTTTAGTAATGTATAgagaaaataaatagaaaaaaaaggCTATTCATTACGTCTGACCCATGGCCACCGTGGAAAATCTAAAACACATCAAATCCttttacaaatattattttaagttgttgtttaaaaatatttattaaacatgttttcaaatttaagtAAGTATTTCATAAGACGGTTTAACGAaactttattcgtgagacggatcaattatgtctatatttataataaaaagtaatatatttgacataaaaaataatatttcttcattgatgacccatataaaatatcaattttacaaaattgacatgtgaaaccgtctcacgagagtttttgtgttcaacttttacttaaaattttcaaatatttagttgattaaaaatttgaaagtacttaaaataaattattttaaacagtgttaatatatataatgtcgCATCAACATTCctaatacaataaaaataaacccaaaaattaaaatatataatattaagatTGAAATTCGATAATATAATGGATGAAAAtcgcaaaaaaaatttatcaagtcagttaaattttttttttggtaattttagtcTATCTGACTCTTttgttatgttaaaaaaaaaaactaaacaagtTTATTCAATATTAGTTCATGTTTATTTATTACGATTAACTCTCGAACTTGAGATCTATTTAAACATAtggattttaaatataattaattttgcatacatgttttttctctttttgaaatttttataggGATGACGAtggtgtgattttttttttaaacaaaaaatacttTATTTTACTGATTTGTTTTtacaaattacaaaattataataaattattaagttATTGTCTGGATTGAATCGGCCATTCAATGGATGTTTTGAGGTTTTTGAATCGGAATAGTCAACTATAAAAcgagaaatttattttaaaaaagaaattaaaatgtTTACCAACCATTAAGATATTGACACGTATCACCATTGCAATTCCTGGTTAGCGGCTACGATTCTTATCCTCGCCTATAAATTCCTATCTAGGGCTTACATTTCAAGCCACCAAGATCGAAGCTTCATTTCCTCGTTGCTCGTAGCCAAAACCTTAAAGAAACAATGGCTCGCCGTAGCTCCGGAGGTTGATTTTCTGTTTCttttactttattattattatatcttcTCAAGCGAATCAATATTGGTCCGATCTCTGACCCTGCGATTGTTTTGTTTCATTTTCTgttagattatatatatatatatatatacacacacacgaaACAATCTTCAATGTTTGATTTCTACgaataatttatgttttcaaCCATCTTTGACCATATGGGATTTTCCATTTTCGATTGATTGCGAGTGTACTGGGTCTAGGGTTCTTCAAATTTTAGATGTGATTTGTGCTGCTTTGAACAACGAATGCTTGTCTGGACTTTTATTTGACCGTCTTAAGATTTTCCAAGTCTCGTGATTGATTGTGAAAGATCTTTTCTTTTTCGCTATTGATGGTTATGGCTTCGGTTTTTAAGGGCtttagattttaatattttgattgggaTTAGGCTTTGTGTTTCTGGAGATTGTGCTCAGCCTTTATTTGTATGTTCTACTAGAGTTATTCTGAATGTTGGAAAAACAATCACCACGGTTGTCATTGTTACAATTATCCCCTAAATTGTTGATCAATGTTTAGACTTGTTTTcagttattattttaaatatttaaaaaaaaaaacaactccTTGAACTTGTATTGgaggtattttaaaattttacagaCATAGTTGAGGTGTTGATGGTAGTGGTATGTTATAGATATGTAACTCTTTAATGAGAATGCggtatttttaagattttaaaattaaaatatggtttATTGGATTAGAATATAATCATTGATGAGAGTTTAACTGAAAGTTATTGATTATGTTTGGAGATGTCATAGAAACAATTGGGTTTTGGGGAACAAAAAGGTAATGGTAATTTCATTTTGATTTTGTCGTTGAAAACAGAACTCAAGTATTTATCTCTTGTATTGCTTCAGTTGACAATACTTTTGGCATTACATGTTTGACATGTTAAAATAGTTATAGGATAATAGGTTGATGTGTGTTTGCATTTCTATGGCTTTGATTTAGGTATAGATTAAATTGGCTATCGTATGAGTTTTGATTGTTAATTTTACAGAGTCCAATTCTCATCACCCGCATTATTGCTTTTACAGGAAGATCTGCTCGTCCGGCTCCTCGTCCGGCTCCAGCTCGGAACCCACCTCAACCAGGTAATTTGTTCCAAACCATTCAATCGTTTATAAATTTACAAGCAAGATTAGATCAGGGTTGGAGGTATTTATGGTAGTTTTTTTGACAACATTCAATGTTTAAGCTATCTATAAGATCCTCATTCGATTCGGTTGAATGATATAATGTCCGTACTATACTAAGTATGCTATGTGATGAATGTTGCCTCCAAGCTTATCATTTTTGTGTCTAATTCATGCAGTGAATCGTGCTCCTCCACCAGCTCCTCTTCAAAGTAGTTCTGGTGGATCCATGCT
Proteins encoded:
- the LOC140958450 gene encoding costars family protein produces the protein MLNVEEEVGRLKEEIKRLGKPQGDGSYKVTFGVLFNDDRCANIFEALVGTLRAAKKRKVLTYDGELLLQGVHDNVEITLKPEATSSDVPVKS